The Prevotella sp. oral taxon 299 str. F0039 genome has a segment encoding these proteins:
- the ubiE gene encoding bifunctional demethylmenaquinone methyltransferase/2-methoxy-6-polyprenyl-1,4-benzoquinol methylase UbiE gives MYKQENIKPYKGDEDKGKQVEQMFDNIAPTYDSLNHSLSLDIDRLWRKRAIKELSKYNPASILDIATGTGDFAIQAAQTLQPTTLIGVDISEGMMEIGKRKVLQAKLNKIISFAREDCMNLSFADYSFDAVTAAFGIRNFSNLEQGLKEMHRVLKPGGHLCVIELTSPISFPIKQVFKIYSHTILPLCGRLISKDRSAYEYLTASIEAFPQGEKMQEILQNIGFTEVKFERLTFGVCTMFLATK, from the coding sequence ATGTACAAACAAGAAAACATTAAACCTTATAAAGGTGACGAAGATAAAGGCAAACAAGTGGAGCAAATGTTTGATAACATTGCTCCTACTTATGATAGCCTTAACCATAGCTTGTCTTTAGATATTGATAGATTATGGAGAAAGAGAGCTATCAAAGAACTCTCTAAATATAATCCTGCATCAATTCTCGACATTGCAACAGGAACTGGCGACTTTGCAATACAGGCAGCACAAACTCTTCAGCCTACAACTCTCATTGGAGTGGATATCTCTGAGGGAATGATGGAAATAGGTAAACGAAAAGTTTTACAAGCAAAACTAAATAAAATAATATCTTTTGCAAGAGAAGATTGTATGAACCTGAGTTTTGCTGATTATTCTTTTGATGCTGTAACAGCAGCCTTTGGAATAAGAAACTTCTCGAACTTAGAACAGGGATTAAAAGAAATGCACAGAGTATTAAAACCTGGTGGTCACCTTTGTGTCATCGAATTAACCTCTCCAATATCTTTCCCTATCAAGCAGGTATTTAAGATATACTCTCACACTATACTCCCTTTATGTGGAAGATTAATATCAAAAGACCGAAGTGCATACGAATATCTAACTGCATCTATTGAAGCTTTCCCTCAAGGAGAAAAGATGCAAGAGATATTACAAAACATTGGTTTTACCGAAGTTAAGTTTGAACGCTTAACCTTTGGTGTTTGTACTATGTTTTTAGCAACTAAATAA
- a CDS encoding bifunctional UDP-3-O-[3-hydroxymyristoyl] N-acetylglucosamine deacetylase/3-hydroxyacyl-ACP dehydratase, producing METTKQKTLKGSFSLCGKGLHTGLNLTVTFNPAPENTGYKIQRIDLEGQPIIDAVAEKVVDTTRGTVLAVGDVRVSTIEHGLSALYALGVDNCLIQVNGPEFPILDGSATIYVERIKKIGLVEQNAPKDYYIIRHKIEVKDEETGSCITIFPDEEFSITAMCSFDSKFISSQFATLDNIADYEKEIAPARTFVFVRDIIPLLDANLIKGGDLDNAIVIYERLLEQKQLDKLADVLKVPRMDANKIGYIQHKPLQWDNECTRHKLLDIIGDVALIGKPLKGRIVATRPGHTINNKFARLIRKEIRKHEVQAPIYDPNEEPIMDNNRIRELLPHRYPMQLIDKIIAMGATSIVGVKNITSNEPFFVGHFPTEPVMPGVLQIEAMAQCGGLLVLNQVEEPEKWSTYFLSINDVKFRQKVVPGDTLLFKVELLHPVRHGISSMKGYMFVGDKVVSEATFTASIIKNK from the coding sequence ATGGAAACAACAAAACAAAAGACTCTAAAAGGAAGTTTTTCTCTTTGTGGAAAAGGCTTACACACGGGTCTCAATCTTACTGTTACTTTCAATCCTGCTCCAGAGAATACAGGTTACAAAATTCAGCGTATTGACCTTGAAGGACAACCTATTATCGATGCTGTTGCAGAAAAAGTTGTAGATACAACAAGAGGAACAGTTCTTGCTGTTGGAGATGTTCGTGTATCAACTATTGAACATGGTCTATCTGCATTATATGCCCTTGGAGTTGACAATTGTTTAATTCAGGTTAATGGACCTGAGTTTCCAATTCTTGATGGCTCTGCAACAATTTATGTAGAAAGGATTAAAAAGATAGGATTGGTAGAGCAAAATGCTCCTAAAGATTATTATATCATCAGACATAAAATTGAAGTAAAAGATGAAGAAACAGGAAGTTGTATAACTATATTTCCTGATGAAGAGTTCAGTATCACTGCAATGTGTTCTTTTGATTCTAAGTTTATTAGTAGTCAATTTGCAACTTTAGACAATATAGCAGATTATGAAAAAGAAATAGCTCCTGCACGAACTTTTGTATTTGTTAGAGATATAATTCCTCTTTTAGATGCAAATTTAATCAAGGGAGGTGATCTCGACAATGCTATTGTTATCTATGAACGTTTGTTAGAGCAAAAACAATTAGATAAACTTGCAGACGTTTTGAAGGTTCCAAGAATGGATGCTAATAAAATTGGCTACATTCAACACAAACCTTTACAATGGGATAACGAATGTACTCGTCATAAACTACTTGATATTATAGGTGATGTTGCTCTAATAGGAAAACCTCTTAAGGGTAGAATTGTAGCAACACGTCCTGGTCATACGATCAATAATAAGTTTGCACGCCTTATCAGAAAAGAAATAAGAAAACATGAGGTGCAAGCTCCTATCTATGACCCAAACGAAGAGCCAATAATGGATAACAATCGAATTAGAGAACTTCTTCCTCATCGTTATCCAATGCAACTTATTGATAAGATTATCGCAATGGGTGCAACAAGTATTGTTGGGGTAAAAAATATCACAAGTAACGAACCTTTCTTTGTCGGACACTTTCCTACAGAACCTGTAATGCCAGGTGTCCTTCAAATTGAAGCTATGGCTCAATGTGGTGGTCTTCTTGTATTAAATCAAGTTGAAGAACCAGAGAAATGGTCTACATATTTTTTAAGTATCAATGATGTTAAGTTTCGCCAAAAGGTTGTTCCTGGAGATACTTTATTATTTAAAGTAGAACTACTTCATCCTGTCCGCCATGGAATCAGTTCAATGAAAGGTTATATGTTTGTTGGAGATAAAGTTGTATCAGAAGCAACTTTCACTGCAAGCATCATAAAAAACAAATAA
- the lpxD gene encoding UDP-3-O-(3-hydroxymyristoyl)glucosamine N-acyltransferase, translated as MEFTAKQIAQVINGRIEGNENATINSFAKIEEGKQGAISFISNPKYIHYIYTTQSSIVLLDESVVLDKPISTTLIRVKNAYEAVAKLLQIYSASKPQKKGIDPTASIASSATIGKDVYIGPFVFIGEGVTIGDNTQVYPHTVILDNTSIGNNCIIYPNVTIYHECKLGNNIIIHSGSVIGADGFGFAPSENGYDKIPQIGIVTIEDDVEIGANSCVDRSTMGSTYIRKGVKLDNLVQIAHNTDIGKNTVMSAQVGIAGSTSVGEWCMFGGQVGVAGHIKIGNKVFLGAQSGVPGSLEDNQKLIGTPPMPQRAYFKSQAIFQRLPEIYSQLNTLKKEVEELKNKE; from the coding sequence ATGGAATTTACAGCAAAGCAAATTGCTCAAGTTATCAATGGAAGAATTGAAGGAAATGAGAATGCAACAATTAATTCCTTTGCTAAAATAGAGGAAGGAAAGCAAGGTGCTATCTCGTTTATATCAAATCCCAAATATATACATTATATATATACTACTCAATCAAGCATTGTTCTTTTAGATGAATCTGTAGTTTTAGACAAGCCAATATCAACCACTTTGATTAGAGTAAAGAATGCTTATGAGGCAGTTGCGAAACTACTTCAGATATATAGTGCATCAAAACCTCAAAAGAAAGGTATTGACCCTACGGCCTCAATAGCATCTTCTGCAACGATTGGAAAAGATGTATATATCGGTCCTTTTGTTTTTATTGGCGAAGGAGTAACCATTGGAGATAACACACAAGTATATCCCCATACAGTTATTCTGGATAATACTTCTATTGGAAACAACTGTATTATTTATCCAAATGTAACAATATACCACGAATGTAAATTAGGAAACAATATTATAATACATTCTGGAAGCGTTATAGGTGCAGACGGATTTGGTTTCGCACCTTCTGAAAATGGATATGATAAAATACCTCAAATAGGAATAGTTACAATTGAAGACGACGTTGAGATCGGTGCAAATTCATGTGTAGATCGTTCTACTATGGGAAGTACTTATATTCGCAAAGGAGTAAAACTCGATAACTTAGTACAAATTGCACATAACACAGACATAGGAAAGAACACCGTAATGTCTGCTCAAGTAGGTATCGCTGGTAGTACTTCCGTTGGAGAATGGTGTATGTTTGGCGGTCAAGTTGGAGTTGCAGGACATATAAAGATTGGCAATAAAGTCTTTTTAGGAGCTCAATCAGGCGTTCCTGGTAGTCTTGAAGACAATCAAAAACTTATCGGAACACCTCCTATGCCACAAAGAGCATACTTCAAATCACAAGCGATATTCCAACGTTTGCCCGAGATTTATTCACAACTCAATACTTTAAAAAAAGAAGTTGAAGAGTTGAAAAATAAAGAATAA
- a CDS encoding HD domain-containing protein — MSETKIINDPVFGFIKIPGGLLMDIVNHPTIQRLSRIKQLGLASMVYPGAQHTRFQHSLGAFHLMSEAILSLSQKGVFIFDSEAEAIQAAILLHDIGHGPFSHVLENTLIQGISHEEISLFFMKEMNKDLGGRLTLAINIFEDKYPKAFLHQLISSQLDMDRLDYLCRDSFFTGVAEGKIASDRIIKMLDVREDRLMVQAKGIYSIENYLTSRRLMYWQVYLHKTAVACEKILINIFNRAKTLQLNGENLFASPALQYFISNNIDKDWINNKKEETIFWYKQLDDSDIWSAIKVWQGHNDKVLSILSKDLINRETFKVKVYDEPIDSMQLEDIEKRIREKYQLSKEESHYFINYSTIQKDMYSMNDDQIDILYKDGSYKDITQASELFNVELLSKKICKYYLCHQRI; from the coding sequence ATGTCTGAAACAAAAATTATTAATGACCCGGTATTTGGCTTTATAAAAATACCAGGTGGTTTATTAATGGATATTGTTAATCATCCAACGATACAACGACTATCTAGAATAAAGCAATTAGGCTTAGCATCAATGGTCTATCCTGGTGCTCAGCATACTCGCTTTCAACATTCTTTAGGTGCGTTTCATTTGATGAGCGAAGCTATATTGTCATTATCTCAAAAAGGAGTTTTTATCTTTGATAGTGAAGCTGAAGCAATTCAAGCAGCCATTTTATTACATGATATCGGACATGGTCCATTCTCTCATGTCCTAGAAAACACTCTTATACAAGGTATCTCACATGAAGAGATCTCTCTTTTTTTTATGAAAGAGATGAATAAAGACTTGGGAGGAAGACTAACTTTGGCTATAAATATTTTTGAAGATAAATACCCTAAAGCTTTTCTTCATCAACTAATAAGTAGCCAACTGGACATGGATAGACTCGACTATCTATGCAGAGATAGTTTCTTTACAGGCGTTGCTGAAGGAAAAATCGCATCTGATAGAATTATAAAGATGTTGGATGTTCGTGAAGATAGATTGATGGTCCAGGCAAAAGGAATCTATTCTATAGAAAATTATTTAACCTCACGCCGTTTGATGTATTGGCAAGTCTACTTACATAAGACAGCTGTTGCTTGCGAAAAGATATTGATCAATATCTTTAACCGAGCAAAAACACTCCAATTAAATGGTGAGAATCTCTTTGCGTCTCCTGCTTTACAATATTTTATTAGTAACAACATCGATAAAGATTGGATTAATAATAAAAAAGAAGAAACTATCTTCTGGTACAAACAACTAGATGATTCTGACATTTGGAGTGCTATAAAAGTATGGCAGGGACATAATGATAAAGTCTTATCCATCTTATCTAAAGACCTCATAAATAGAGAAACCTTCAAGGTGAAAGTTTATGATGAGCCTATTGATAGTATGCAACTAGAAGATATCGAAAAAAGAATCAGAGAGAAATATCAATTAAGTAAGGAAGAAAGTCATTATTTCATCAATTATAGCACTATTCAAAAAGATATGTATAGCATGAATGATGACCAAATAGATATTTTATATAAGGACGGAAGTTATAAAGATATTACACAAGCTTCTGAATTATTTAATGTAGAACTCCTATCTAAAAAAATTTGCAAATATTACTTATGCCATCAACGGATCTAA
- the prfA gene encoding peptide chain release factor 1: MAENSLLSKLEGLESRFEEVSTLITDPAVIADQNRYVRLTKEYKDLGDIMEARKKYVTCLNVIKEAKDILANETDQDMREIAREELQANEPLLPKLEEEIKIALVPKDPEDAKNVEVEIRAGTGGDEAALFAGDLFQMYKKYCDSMGWSISITNESEGTMGGFKEIAFSVTGTNVYGILKYESGVHRVQRVPATETQGRMHTSAATVAVLPEADKFEVNINEGDIKWDTFRSSGAGGQNVNKVESGVRLRYPWKNPNTGEVEEILIECTETRDQPKNKERALSRLRTFIYDREHQKYVDDIASRRKSLVSTGDRSAKIRTYNYPQGRVTDHRIGYTTHDLQGFVGGDIQAMIDALIVAENTEKLKEAEL; the protein is encoded by the coding sequence ATGGCAGAAAATAGCTTACTTAGTAAATTAGAAGGATTAGAAAGTAGATTTGAAGAAGTTTCAACTCTTATAACAGACCCTGCAGTAATTGCCGACCAAAATAGATATGTTCGCCTAACAAAGGAATATAAAGACTTAGGAGATATCATGGAAGCAAGAAAGAAATATGTTACATGTCTTAATGTTATTAAAGAGGCTAAAGATATTTTGGCAAATGAAACAGATCAGGATATGCGTGAGATTGCTCGTGAAGAATTACAAGCAAACGAGCCACTGCTTCCTAAATTAGAAGAAGAAATTAAAATAGCTCTTGTGCCAAAAGACCCAGAAGACGCTAAAAATGTAGAGGTTGAGATTAGAGCAGGTACAGGAGGTGACGAGGCTGCGCTATTTGCTGGCGACCTATTTCAAATGTATAAGAAATATTGTGACTCTATGGGTTGGAGTATTTCGATCACCAATGAGTCGGAAGGAACAATGGGTGGCTTCAAAGAAATCGCCTTCTCTGTAACAGGAACAAACGTATATGGTATCTTAAAATACGAATCGGGAGTGCATCGTGTACAACGAGTTCCTGCCACAGAAACACAAGGAAGAATGCATACTTCTGCTGCAACGGTTGCTGTTCTACCTGAAGCAGACAAGTTTGAAGTAAATATTAACGAAGGAGATATCAAGTGGGATACTTTCCGTAGTTCTGGTGCTGGTGGACAGAATGTGAACAAAGTGGAGTCAGGTGTTCGTCTTCGTTATCCTTGGAAAAACCCCAATACAGGAGAAGTTGAAGAAATTCTTATCGAATGTACAGAAACCAGAGATCAACCAAAGAATAAAGAACGAGCATTATCACGTCTTCGTACATTTATATATGATAGAGAACATCAAAAGTATGTTGACGATATTGCTAGCAGAAGAAAGTCGCTAGTTTCGACAGGTGACAGATCTGCTAAGATTAGAACATACAACTATCCTCAAGGAAGAGTTACCGACCATCGCATTGGATATACAACTCACGATCTTCAAGGGTTTGTTGGCGGAGATATTCAAGCAATGATTGACGCTTTAATTGTTGCTGAAAATACTGAAAAATTGAAAGAAGCAGAATTATAA
- a CDS encoding PhoH family protein, which translates to MIEKHIILSDIDPLMLYGANNGNLQIIKSLYPKLRIVARDNIVKIIGEEDETEKLEAQINKMCNHISRYNNITEEDILDIIKGRTTRKDEVKGVLAYNISGSPIKAKSKNQQQLIDSFNKNDMIFAIGPAGSGKTYLSIALAVKALKEKMVRKIILSRPAVEAGEKLGFLPGDMKDKIDPYLQPLYDSLEDMISSAKLQDMIEKNVIQIAPLAFMRGRTLNDAIVVLDEAQNTTPAQMRMFLTRMGWNTKMIITGDITQIDLPHGHKSGLKEALKILSATEDISFIHFDKKDIVRNKLVTKIVKAYEIFEKLNKTEADSKDKKKETPIN; encoded by the coding sequence TTGATAGAGAAACATATTATATTAAGCGACATCGATCCTTTGATGTTATATGGTGCCAATAATGGTAACCTTCAAATAATTAAGTCTCTTTATCCCAAATTACGTATTGTTGCCAGAGACAATATTGTTAAGATAATAGGAGAAGAAGACGAAACGGAGAAACTAGAAGCACAAATAAATAAAATGTGCAATCATATATCAAGATATAACAATATTACAGAAGAAGACATTCTTGATATTATAAAAGGAAGAACCACCCGTAAGGATGAGGTTAAAGGAGTTTTAGCTTATAACATATCTGGAAGCCCCATAAAGGCAAAATCAAAAAATCAACAACAATTAATTGATTCTTTCAATAAAAATGATATGATTTTCGCTATTGGACCAGCAGGTTCAGGAAAGACCTACTTAAGTATTGCTCTTGCTGTAAAAGCTTTAAAAGAGAAAATGGTTCGCAAAATAATACTTAGTAGACCAGCAGTAGAAGCTGGAGAGAAACTAGGTTTCTTACCAGGAGATATGAAAGATAAAATAGACCCATATCTTCAACCACTTTATGATTCATTGGAAGATATGATCTCTTCTGCCAAACTGCAAGATATGATTGAAAAGAACGTCATTCAAATAGCACCCTTGGCATTTATGAGAGGACGTACTTTAAACGATGCTATCGTGGTGTTAGATGAGGCACAAAATACTACTCCAGCCCAAATGAGAATGTTTTTAACTCGTATGGGGTGGAATACGAAAATGATTATAACTGGAGATATAACTCAAATAGATTTGCCCCATGGACATAAAAGTGGGTTAAAAGAAGCTTTAAAGATTTTATCTGCAACCGAAGATATTTCGTTTATACATTTTGACAAAAAAGACATTGTCAGAAATAAACTTGTAACCAAAATTGTGAAAGCATACGAAATATTCGAGAAATTGAACAAAACTGAAGCAGACTCTAAAGACAAAAAGAAAGAAACCCCAATAAATTAA
- a CDS encoding AIR synthase-related protein yields MDNRYNLRGVSAAKEDVHNAIKNIDKGIFPKAFCKIIPDILGGDEEYCNIMHADGAGTKSSLAYMYWRETGDINVWKGIAQDAIVMNTDDLLCVGAVDNILVSSTIGRNKMLIPGEVISAIINGTDELLADMREMGVGIYPTGGETADVGDLVRTIIVDSTVTCRMKKSDVIDNKRIQPGDVIIGLSSFGQATYEKSYNGGMGSNGLTSARHDVFSKYLATKYPESFDNSIPQELVYSGTKTLTEQIEGLGIDAGQLVLSPTRTYAPVIRKILDAKRNKIHGMIHCTGGAQTKVLHFINDNCKIIKDNMFAVPPLFKIIKEESNTDWKEMYQVFNMGHRMEIYVSPEDAEEIIQISKSFNIDAQIIGHVEEDNKPSLTIKSEFGVFNY; encoded by the coding sequence ATGGATAATCGCTATAACTTACGTGGTGTGTCTGCAGCAAAAGAAGATGTACACAACGCTATAAAGAACATAGATAAAGGCATTTTTCCAAAAGCTTTTTGCAAAATAATCCCCGATATTCTTGGAGGGGACGAAGAATATTGTAATATTATGCATGCCGATGGTGCTGGAACAAAAAGTTCTTTAGCTTATATGTATTGGAGAGAAACAGGTGACATCAATGTATGGAAAGGTATTGCACAAGATGCAATCGTTATGAATACAGACGATCTTTTATGCGTTGGTGCTGTTGACAATATACTAGTATCAAGTACTATCGGACGCAACAAGATGCTTATCCCTGGGGAAGTAATCTCTGCTATCATCAATGGAACTGATGAACTTCTTGCAGATATGCGTGAAATGGGTGTAGGAATCTATCCTACAGGAGGAGAAACTGCAGACGTAGGTGATCTTGTAAGAACCATAATTGTAGACTCAACAGTTACTTGCAGAATGAAAAAATCTGATGTTATCGATAATAAAAGGATACAACCAGGTGATGTTATCATTGGATTATCATCTTTTGGTCAAGCTACTTATGAGAAATCTTATAATGGTGGTATGGGAAGTAATGGCTTAACAAGTGCTCGCCACGACGTATTCTCTAAATATTTAGCAACTAAATATCCTGAAAGCTTCGACAATTCAATTCCACAAGAATTGGTTTATAGCGGCACTAAGACTCTAACTGAGCAAATAGAAGGTTTAGGAATAGACGCAGGACAATTGGTATTGTCGCCAACTCGCACTTATGCTCCAGTTATTAGAAAGATTTTAGATGCTAAAAGAAATAAGATACATGGAATGATTCACTGCACAGGTGGAGCACAAACCAAAGTTCTTCATTTTATCAACGATAATTGCAAAATCATAAAAGATAATATGTTTGCTGTCCCCCCACTATTTAAAATAATAAAAGAGGAAAGTAACACAGATTGGAAAGAAATGTACCAAGTCTTCAACATGGGACATAGAATGGAAATATATGTAAGCCCTGAAGATGCAGAAGAAATTATACAAATAAGTAAATCATTTAACATCGATGCACAAATTATTGGACATGTTGAAGAGGATAACAAACCTTCGCTCACAATTAAATCAGAGTTCGGTGTTTTTAATTATTAA
- a CDS encoding shikimate dehydrogenase has protein sequence MEQYGLIGLKLGHSFSLNYFNEKFKNENIDAVYINYEISNIQDIFEIIASNPDLKGLNVTIPYKEQIIPYLDEVTPEATAIGAVNVVKIIHQENKTILKGFNSDVVGFTQSIEPLLERVHKKALILGTGGSAKAIAFGLESLGLEVLFVSRTPQVNAITYNEVTEATIKEYKVIVNCTPLGMYPNSDSYPELPYEAMDSSHLLYDLIYNPNETTFMKKGAMHGATVKNGLEMLLLQAFVSWEYWHGK, from the coding sequence ATGGAACAGTATGGACTAATAGGATTAAAGCTTGGACACTCGTTTTCGTTGAATTATTTCAATGAAAAGTTTAAGAATGAAAATATTGATGCGGTGTATATCAACTATGAGATATCAAATATCCAAGATATTTTCGAAATCATTGCATCCAATCCAGACTTGAAAGGATTGAATGTTACCATTCCTTACAAAGAACAAATCATCCCCTATCTTGATGAAGTAACTCCCGAAGCAACTGCAATAGGAGCTGTGAATGTAGTTAAAATAATACACCAAGAAAACAAAACCATACTAAAAGGATTTAATAGCGACGTTGTAGGCTTTACCCAAAGTATTGAACCTTTATTAGAGCGAGTACACAAAAAGGCTCTTATTTTGGGAACAGGTGGTTCAGCAAAAGCTATTGCATTTGGTTTAGAATCATTAGGACTAGAAGTCCTTTTTGTTAGTCGAACACCTCAGGTTAATGCTATTACCTACAATGAAGTTACTGAAGCCACTATTAAAGAGTATAAGGTAATAGTGAATTGCACTCCACTTGGAATGTATCCCAATTCCGATTCTTATCCAGAACTCCCTTATGAGGCAATGGATAGCTCTCATTTATTATACGACTTAATATATAATCCAAACGAAACAACATTTATGAAAAAGGGAGCAATGCATGGTGCTACCGTAAAAAATGGATTGGAAATGCTTCTACTCCAAGCATTTGTTAGCTGGGAATATTGGCACGGAAAATAA
- a CDS encoding phosphoribosylaminoimidazolesuccinocarboxamide synthase, translating to MKALTSTNFNFDGQKSVYHGKVRDVYNINDDLIVMVATDRISAFDVVLPKGIPFKGQVLNQIAAQFLDSTTDICPNWKLATPDPMVTVGLKCEGFKVEMIIRSILTGSAWRDYKNGVREICGIQLPDGMKENERFPEPIITPTTKADEGHDLNISKEEIIAQGIVSAEDYAIMEDYTRRIFARGQEIASKHGLILVDTKYEFGKRDGKVYLIDEIHTPDSSRYFYAEGYEEKLAKGEPQRQLSKEFVRQWLINHNFMNEPGQVIPEMTDEYTNSVSERYIELYEHITGNKFVKPTESEDINKRIQDNINNYLATRK from the coding sequence ATGAAAGCATTAACAAGCACCAATTTCAACTTTGATGGTCAAAAGAGTGTTTATCATGGTAAAGTAAGAGATGTTTATAATATCAACGACGACTTAATTGTGATGGTTGCTACAGATCGAATTTCTGCCTTTGATGTGGTATTACCCAAAGGTATACCATTTAAAGGACAAGTATTAAATCAAATTGCGGCACAGTTCTTAGATTCAACTACCGATATTTGTCCAAACTGGAAATTAGCAACACCAGATCCAATGGTTACAGTTGGTTTAAAATGCGAAGGTTTTAAAGTTGAAATGATTATCCGTTCTATTTTAACAGGTAGTGCTTGGAGAGATTATAAGAATGGAGTTCGTGAGATATGCGGTATTCAACTACCTGACGGAATGAAAGAAAATGAGCGTTTCCCAGAGCCTATCATTACTCCAACAACAAAAGCAGATGAAGGTCACGATTTAAATATCTCAAAAGAAGAGATTATTGCACAAGGCATTGTTTCTGCTGAAGATTATGCTATTATGGAAGACTATACACGCAGGATTTTTGCTCGTGGTCAAGAAATAGCATCAAAACATGGTCTTATTCTTGTTGACACTAAATACGAATTTGGCAAGAGAGATGGTAAAGTTTACCTCATCGATGAGATTCATACACCTGATAGTAGTCGTTATTTCTACGCAGAAGGCTATGAAGAAAAGCTAGCAAAAGGTGAGCCTCAACGCCAATTATCAAAAGAGTTTGTACGTCAATGGCTCATTAATCATAACTTTATGAATGAACCTGGACAAGTTATTCCAGAAATGACAGATGAATATACCAACAGTGTTAGTGAGAGATATATTGAACTATACGAACATATTACAGGCAATAAGTTTGTAAAACCCACAGAATCAGAGGATATAAACAAACGTATTCAAGATAACATTAACAACTATCTTGCAACTAGAAAATAA
- the pyrF gene encoding orotidine-5'-phosphate decarboxylase: MNRKELINQIFTKKSFLCVGLDPDIKKIPKHLLNVEDPIFEFLKQIVDTTAPYSVAYKPNIAFFECLGIKGLVSFDKIVKYIKENYPEVFIIADAKRGDIGNTAKMYAKTFFEEYDVDAITVAPYMGEDSVQPFLDYKNKWTIVLALTSNKGSHDFQFIEDKNGKQVFQHILSKTQEWGNKENLMFVVGATQGSMFSKIRDLAPDNFLLVPGVGAQGGSLQEVCKYGITKECGLLVNSSRGIIFASANEDFAIVAGQKAKELQEEMAEELKKVL; encoded by the coding sequence ATGAATAGAAAAGAACTTATCAATCAGATTTTTACAAAGAAAAGTTTCCTTTGTGTTGGATTAGATCCAGATATAAAAAAGATTCCTAAGCATCTTCTTAACGTAGAAGATCCTATCTTTGAATTCCTAAAACAAATTGTTGATACAACAGCCCCCTACTCTGTTGCTTACAAACCTAACATCGCTTTCTTTGAATGTTTAGGTATAAAAGGTCTTGTCTCGTTTGATAAAATTGTTAAATATATAAAGGAGAACTACCCTGAAGTATTTATTATCGCAGACGCAAAGCGTGGAGATATTGGCAATACAGCAAAGATGTATGCTAAAACTTTCTTCGAAGAATATGATGTTGACGCTATAACAGTTGCACCATATATGGGTGAAGACAGCGTTCAACCTTTCTTAGATTATAAAAACAAATGGACTATTGTTCTTGCATTAACTAGCAATAAGGGATCACACGATTTCCAATTTATAGAAGATAAAAACGGAAAACAAGTGTTCCAACATATCTTAAGCAAAACTCAAGAATGGGGCAACAAAGAAAACCTGATGTTTGTCGTAGGAGCAACTCAAGGTTCTATGTTCTCAAAGATAAGAGATCTTGCGCCAGATAACTTTCTACTTGTTCCTGGAGTTGGTGCTCAAGGTGGCAGTTTGCAAGAGGTTTGCAAATATGGTATTACTAAAGAATGTGGATTACTTGTAAATAGTTCTCGTGGAATTATCTTCGCATCAGCAAACGAAGACTTTGCAATTGTTGCAGGACAAAAAGCTAAAGAGTTGCAAGAAGAAATGGCGGAAGAGCTAAAGAAAGTATTATAA